Proteins encoded within one genomic window of Oncorhynchus masou masou isolate Uvic2021 chromosome 1, UVic_Omas_1.1, whole genome shotgun sequence:
- the rflna gene encoding refilin-A has product MVGHLHLQAMDDSLEGKNREGLLDSPDSGLPPSPSPPFYSLSPVLLESRSGSCTTPVENHGYYKKESKEGKLLPYLLLNSTGTDLKARMYPVFFGESIEVNPKPETEIKCNSEVKYDSDKHYRDQVYCAPVPTVTSYSETVVAMQNCTWRSYKSQVYLEPRQRPLHYQSTTIVYPKHAKNTYRTTLNYNATGSQRWFVSTVQLESSEDSSPCIIYTEDL; this is encoded by the exons ATGGTGGGGCACCTACATTTACAAGCTATGGATGACAGTCTGGAAGGAAAGAATCGGGAGGGACTGCTTGACAGTCCGGATTCGGGACTCCCTCCGAGTCCAAGTCCGCCCTTCTATTCGCTGTCCCCCGTTCTGCTCGAATCGCGCTCCGGGAGTTGTACGACGCCAGTCGAGAACCACGGATACTATAAAAAGGAAAGCAAAGAAGGCAAACTG CTGCCGTACCTTCTCCTGAACTCAACGGGGACGGACCTGAAGGCACGCATGTACCCTGTGTTCTTTGGGGAGAGCATCGAGGTCAACCCAAAACCTGAAACAGAGATCAA GTGTAACTCTGAGGTGAAGTACGACTCAGACAAGCACTACCGGGACCAGGTGTACTGCGCTCCTGTTCCAACGGTGACGTCCTACAGCGAGACGGTCGTTGCCATGCAGAACTGCACCTGGAGGAGTTACAAGTCACAGGTATACCTAGAGCCGCGCCAGAGGCCCCTGCACTACCAGAGCACCACCATTGTGTACCCCAAACACGCCAAGAACACTTACCGCACCACGCTCAACTACAACGCTACGGGCTCCCAGCGGTGGTTTGTCTCCACCGTCCAGCTGGAGTCCAGTGAGGACAGCAGCCCCTGCATCATCTATACAGAGGACCTCTAA